A genomic window from Candidatus Tumulicola sp. includes:
- a CDS encoding GGDEF domain-containing protein, whose translation MAVAVIVLLSLRSRALGLRAERAERRFAELENIAPALTNAAMESTAATCSRILDRVAVLVPAQTLLCFYVDGGHLMLGAKRGPAYIEFLREGEPYDGDTIVDWVKREARTAITGPGPYATVGPIDAIDLGASPTGAKLEIGPIAGSRDTLWAAAVPMLRPQAQGRRAEVVGVLYADRPRKSPFTTDDMLTLSTIAQLAGDALQRARFTDQVRRTSDIDGLTGLLTPVSFRRRLRDEVETRRRRSGRSSVALYFIDTDLFKQWNDRFGHAAGDALLKRLAATFKELAARTEGFAGRNGGDEFCIAVLDGRKEDAIRLGQDLCRRIASADFTSRDGSPHVTISIGLAQYPEDVDPDERQPADRLLETADAQMYEAKHAGRNTLSFVRARPIAARE comes from the coding sequence CGTTCTTCTCAGTCTGCGCTCGAGAGCGCTTGGTCTGCGCGCCGAGCGCGCCGAGCGGCGCTTTGCCGAATTGGAGAACATCGCTCCTGCGTTGACCAACGCCGCGATGGAGTCTACCGCAGCGACGTGCTCCAGAATTCTCGACCGCGTCGCCGTGCTCGTGCCCGCTCAGACGCTCCTGTGCTTTTACGTGGACGGCGGCCATTTGATGCTGGGCGCCAAACGCGGCCCGGCCTATATCGAATTCTTGCGCGAAGGCGAGCCCTACGACGGCGATACGATCGTCGACTGGGTGAAGCGCGAGGCGCGCACGGCCATCACGGGACCTGGCCCGTACGCGACGGTCGGCCCGATCGACGCGATCGATCTCGGTGCATCACCGACGGGCGCGAAACTCGAGATCGGTCCCATCGCCGGCAGCCGCGACACGCTGTGGGCCGCGGCAGTTCCGATGCTGCGTCCGCAAGCGCAAGGCCGGCGCGCCGAAGTCGTCGGTGTGCTGTACGCCGACCGCCCGCGCAAGAGCCCGTTCACGACGGACGATATGCTCACGCTCTCGACGATCGCGCAGCTGGCCGGTGACGCGCTGCAACGCGCGCGCTTTACGGATCAAGTCCGCCGGACCTCCGACATCGACGGGCTCACGGGGCTGCTCACGCCGGTGAGTTTCCGGAGGCGTTTGCGCGATGAGGTCGAGACACGGCGTCGCCGCTCGGGCAGATCGTCCGTGGCGCTGTACTTCATCGACACGGATCTCTTCAAACAGTGGAATGATCGCTTCGGCCACGCAGCGGGCGATGCGCTGCTGAAGCGGCTTGCCGCGACTTTCAAAGAGCTGGCCGCCCGCACCGAGGGCTTTGCGGGCCGCAACGGCGGCGACGAGTTCTGCATCGCCGTTCTCGATGGCCGCAAAGAAGACGCGATCAGGCTCGGACAGGACCTGTGCCGGCGCATCGCATCGGCCGATTTCACGTCGCGCGACGGATCGCCGCACGTGACGATCAGCATCGGCCTTGCGCAGTATCCCGAAGACGTCGATCCCGATGAGCGGCAGCCCGCGGATCGGCTGTTGGAGACCGCCGACGCGCAGATGTATGAAGCCAAACACGCCGGCCGCAATACGCTGTCGTTCGTGCGCGCCAGACCGATCGCCGCGCGCGAATAA